The genomic segment TTCGCGATCGTCTCCCACCGCGTGTTGAACCACTGCTGTAGCTGGTCGATGAACTCGCGGGAGATCGACGTGTCGCCGTCGGTGTCGGCGAAGTGGAACAGCTCGCTGTCCTTGCCCAGCACGTCGCGGATGACCGTCGGCGTGCCGTCGATGCTGACCCGGTTGTCCACCACCTGGTACAAGCCGAAGAACGCCTCGGTGCCGTTCAGGACGTACAGCTTGAACGACGGCGGCATGTCGTGCGTACGGACCTCCACCCGGGCGCTGTGCACCAAGCCCATCGTGGCCAGCTCGTGCACCGCCTCGGTGATGCCCTCCACCGACCGGCGCACGATGCGATCCGCGCGTGCCCGTACGGCCGGGTCATCCTCGCCGGTCTCCGCGTTCGACGGCAGCGAGGTCGGCCGGTCCAGGTCGGACAGCAGGAGCCGGATGGCGATCGACTCCGGGGTGAGGCGACCGGCGCGCACCTTGTCCAGCGGCTCGGCCAGCGCACCGTTCAGCGTCTCGCCGGAGAAGCCGGCGAAGTCGATGGACACGTGCGCGCGCTGAAACGCCGCCTCGATGTGCGGGCGCAGGCCGACGGCGCGCTCGGTGCGCTGCCGGACGAACACGCCACTCCCCTGCCGGCTCACCGTCAGGTTCTCCGCATGCAGCAGGGCAAGGCCGCGCTTGACCGTCTCGCGGGCCACGTTGTACCGGGCCGCGAGGTCGTTCTGTGAGGGCAGCTTGTCCCCCGGCGCGAGCTTGCCCGTCAGGATCGCCGCCCGGAGGGCGTTCGCGATCTGTTGCGCCGGTGACCGGGGGTCGTCGGGGTCGAGGTCCGCTAGCTGATCGCTCTGCGTCGGCATGCCGCACAGCATACGGCCTGACTAGCCAAGATGGCTAAATTCCTCTCCACTGCTTGACATGGCTAGCCATGTTGGCCATGTTGTTCTCAGTTCCGAGATGGCTAGCCAAGCCGGCCAGATCGGAGCGGCCGGCAGGCCATGGCAGAAGACGTTTCGTGCTGCCCGCTGACCTGCCGTGCGCAGGGCTTTTGACAACTGGATCGGGTCACCGCCTCCCACCGAAAAGGCGGCACCGGCGGACAAACGGGTCCGCCGCGCTTGACGTAGCAGACACCCCCGGTGCGAGTCGGGGGCAAGCGCTGACCTGCCCAAACGGGCGGGACGAACCGTCAGGAGTCGCTGATGTTGTCTCAGCTCGCCGTGTTTGGCGCCGCGTTCGCCGCGTTGTTCGTCGGTCACCAGCTGTCAGACCACTGGATCCAGACCGACCGGCAGGCGGCGCGTAAGGCGTTGCCGGGCTGGCCCGGCCGCATCGCCTGTACCTGGCACGTGGCCACCTACACCGCCACCTGCGCGGTCCTGCTCGTCGCGCTGCACCTGGCCGTGGCTCTGCCGTTGCCGCCGGCCGGCACCGCCGCCGGGCTGGCCGTTTCCGGCGTCACGCACTGGCTGATCGACCGGCGTTGGCCGCTGATCTGGCTGGCCGAACGCACCGGTTCCCGCGCGTTCGTGCGGATGGGCGCACCGCGGCCCGGCCACGACGACAACCCGACGCTCGGCACCGGCGCCTACGCGCTCGACCAGTCCGCTCATTACCTGTTTCTGTTCGTGGCCGCGTTGATCCTCGCCGCGTGCGCCTAACCCAACCTCGCCCGACCTGGCAGGCACTCACGTTCGAGCCGTGAGCGGGCACGCAGCGCCGATACCGGTTGGCGCACAAGCGAAAGAGAGCTCCTGATGTACGACGAGGTGTATGAGACTGACGAGCCCGAGGACGACGAGCCGTCGGCGGCTGACCTGGCCGCGATCGAAGACGAGCAAGAGGTCATCGAGGCGGAGATCGCGCTCACCGACGCGGAGATCCGGCTGATCACAGTCGGCCGGCGCAAGGCATCGGAGCTGGACTGGCAGCGGTATCGGTCGGCGCAGCGCGCGGTACTGGCCGCGTGGCTGCGGCTGGCGATCATGCGTCGGTTCGGGACGCGGGCGGCGTGATGAGCCGCTCGTCGCGGATCCGAGCCCGCTACATCGATCCCGACGGCGACCGGTACGGCATCCCGACGTTCTGTTGGGGTCTGGCCCCACCGGGACTGGCTACCCGCCGGCAGCTACGCGCGATGAGCCTTCGACCGGGCGGGCATGCTCCGGTCGCTCAGATCATGTGGCACGGCGTCGGCGGCGACCGGTTCGCACTGCTGTATCCGATCGCCACGGCCAAACCGAAGCGGACCGCCACCGCGCGCCAGCTGGCCGCGCTGGTCAAGGCGAACGCCGCGCGGCGCACCTGCCCCGAATGCGGGCACCTCACCGAATACGTCATCCCATCGCGGTTCGGGTGCTGCCTGGACTGCGAGTACGGGCCAGCGGAAGGAACCGCAGCGTGAGTCTGGCGATCTTCGGTCTGTTGCTGCTGGTGACAGCGGTGCTGCTCGGCTGGAAGAAGACACGGTCGGCGGCGGCGGTCATCGTCGGTGTGCTGCTGGGCGTGGTCATCGCCGGTTCGAACGGCGCGATGGCGCACGCCGCGCACGGAACTGTGGATGCGATCCGCTCCGGTCTGGACTCGATCGGCGCGTGGATCCTGTCGTGAATGTCAGCAACCCCAACGAACGACGTCTGTCCTGTTCGGACAGTAAGGAGATCAAACGATGAGTACCGCTACCACGGAACCGCGCCGGCAGCGTCGCCCGAAACCGCGTTCGGCGTACCGCCGATCGCTGCCGGAGCTGCTCGACGCGGCCCGCAAGCTCGTCGACGAGCGCGGCGAGGTTCCCTCGCAGAACGAGCTGACTCGACTGCTGCACATCGGAGCGCCGAAGGCGCGCGAGGTACACGCGGCGCTGCTGCGCCCGGACCTGCACGTCGTACCCGACGCTGCGACCGAGCCGGACCCCGAGCCGGCGACCAACGAGCCGGACACAGTCGACGAGCTGGACGCTGAGCCCGACGGCACCACCGCCGGCACCACGACCGAGCCGGATCCGACCGATCCGTCAGCCTTGACCGACGACGAGCCTCCGCCGCAGGAAGACACCAATACAGCACCGGAGCCAAGTACTGCCCCTGGGCCGGTCAGCTCGACCGCTGAGCCGCACGAGGTACCCGACGAGCCCGCGCACAAGCGGCGCACGGTGTCGGTGCTGCCGGTCATGGCGCTGACGCTGCCGGCTCTCGTCGCGGTGTGGTCTGGCTGGGTCTCGCTCGGTGCCATGGCTGGTTTCGGGGTCGTGCACCCGCTGCCCGGCATCGCGGATCACCTGACGCTCAACACCGCGATCACGCTGCCGATTGGTGTCGAGGTCTACGCCGCGTACGCGCTCTACGTGTGGCTCACGGTCGGGATTCCAGCCCGCGCGCGGAAGTTCGCGAAGGTGTCCGCGATCGCGTCGCTGATCACCGGCGCCGCCGGGCAGGTCACATACCACCTGCTGTCGGCCGCGCACTTCACGCACGCCCCGTGGCCGGTGACGATGCTCGTCGCCTGCCTCCCGGTCGCTGTGCTCGGGATGGGCGCGGCGCTGGCGCACTTGGTGCGCTCCGAGTAGTTCCGCCCGGGACACGGCCTCACGGCCTAGGAAACCCGGCCGTGTCCCGGCCCCTCCACCCATCACCAGACAGGCGAGGAGCCTTCAGTGAACCACGACAAAGACGAACGCGAGCTGTTCGAGCGGCTGTCGCGTGAGATGGCCGCGACCGGTACCGACGGCAACGGTGCCGATGTGGTCGACCTGGCCGAAGCGCGCCGCCGCGCGGCGGCCGACGGGATCGACGTCGACCAGGTCGACGCGGACGACGAGTTTTACGACCACGAGAGCGTGCGCATCGACCGGCCGGAGCTGGGTCGGCCGGTGGATCCGCCGGACGAGCCGCGCACTCGGTCGGCCGGCAAGCGGGATCGGGCGCCGGTGGTGCCGGTGTGGCTCAACTCGCGGGCGAACATCCGCACGAGTCTGGTCTACGGCATGAAGGAAGCCCGGTACCGGGCCGGCTACCACGCGATCCGCTCCCCCAAGTACGCGGGCAAGGCGATCGTGTACGCGCCGGTCGGGTTCGTTCGCACCGTGCACCGGCTGGGTTCGTGGGCGATGGCTGAGCGGCACAACTGGGACCTGCGGCAGCACGCGGCCGACCGTGGGGACGCGGATACGTGGATGAAGTTGGACGCGCGCCGGCAGCGTCAGTCCCGGTGGCGCTGGACGCTGGTGCTCAGCCTGGGTGCGATCGCTGCGGCCGGTACCTCGTTCCTGGCGCTGGGTCCGGTCCCGACCGCCGGCAAGTGGGCGGCGCTGGCGCTGGCGGTGCCGGTCCTGGCGCGTCTGGGACGGCCCGCCGACAAGCCGATCACCGACCGCGTCTCGGCTGGTAAGACCTACCGCAAGCTCACCGCCGAACTCGTCCGACGTGCGCTCACCTCGATTCAGCTCTCGGGCATCAATCGCGCCGTGGCGCAGGATCCGGGCGCGATCTCGTTTCCAACCGAGATTCACCGCGACGGACCCGGTCACATGGCCATCGTCGACCTGCCCTACGGGGTGGAGGCATCCGACGTCATCGCCCGGCGCGGCCGGCTCGCCTCGGCGCTGCGTCTGCCGCTGGATCAGGTATGGCCCGAAACCGCACCCGGACACACCGGCCGGCTCGGGCTGTGGGTCGGGTTCGAGCCCGCGTCGCAGATGAAACAGCCCGCGTGGCCGCTGATCTCGGGCGGCAAGGTGGACGTGTTCAAGCCGTTCCCGTTCGCCACGACACCGCGTCTGGAGACGGTGAACGCGGAACTGATGTCGCGCAACTGGCTGTTCGGTGGCCAGCCCGGATCCGGCAAGACGTTCGCACTGCGGGACCTGGTGCTGGCGGCGGCGTTGGACGTGCGTACCGAGATCCGCGGGTACGAGCTGAAAGGCGTCGGTGACTTCGGTGTCGTGGCGCCGGTGTGCGCCGAGTACGGCAACGGGTTCGACGACGACACGATCGCCGGGTGCGCCGCGATGCTGGACTGGCTGTACGAGGAGTGCCGCCGGCGGTCCAAGCGCATCGACCACTACGCCAAGCTCGGCAAGGCGCCCGAGAACAAGGTCACGCCGGAACTGGCGTCACTCAAGGGATCCGGGCTGCATCCGCTGGTGGTGTTCATCGACGAGATTCAGGAACTGTTCCGGCACCCCAAGTACGGCAAGAAGGCCGGCGAGATCGCCGAGAAGGTCATCAAGCTCGGCCGGGCGCTCGGGGTGGTCCTGTTGATCGGTACGCAGATCCCGGACAAGGACAGCCTGCCGACCGGGATCACGCGCAACGTCAACACCCGGTTCTGCCTGTCGGTGGCCGACCAGACCGCCAACGACATGATCCTTGGCACCTCCGCCTACAAGAACGGGTACCGGGCCACGGTGTTCGAGCCGGTCGTCGAGGCCGGATGGGGCATCCTGTCGGGCATCGGCAAGCCCGCCGCGCTGCGCTCGTACTACGTCGACACCGACCAGGCCGGCCGAGTGATGGCCCGCGCGATCGAGGCCCGTACCAAGGCCGGCGTGATGCCGGCGCCCGACGAGCAGACCCGCGACACGTCGACCGGCTACGACGTGCTCGCCGACGTCGCCACCGTCTGGCCGCAGGGTGACGAGAAGGCGTGGAACGAGACGCTGATCGAGCGGCTGTCCGAGTACCGGGCCGACGTGTACGCCGGTTGGAAGCCCGAACAGCTCACCGCCGCTCTCGCGGTGCACGGCGTCAAGGTCGGGCAGGTCGGCCGCCGGGTCGACGGCAAGACCGTCAACCGGCGCGGCCCGGCACAGCCCGACATCCTCGCCGCCATCGCGGAGCGTAACGGCAAGCGGCAGGCCGAGTAGGCCACGGAACGGGTGCTAGCGCTAGCGGCTGGGACTGCTAGCGCTAGCACCCCTGCTAGCAACCGATCCGATACCTGATCAGGCCGTTAGGAGCTAGCGGCCCGAGCCGAACACACCCCGAAAACCCCCTTGGAGGCTGTTCGTGCACCCCCACGCTGGCGTCGCTATCGTCGCCATCCTCGCCATGATCGTTCTCACGCTCGGTTACGTGATGGCGTGCGCGGTCTGGCCGTTCACCGCCTGCCGACGCTGCGGCGGCGCCGGCAAACACCGCTCACCGTCCGGCCGCGCGTTCCGCTACTGCCGCCGCTGCAAGGGCACCGGCGCCCGACTGCGGACCGGCCGGAAGGTCTACAACGCCGTTCGTCGCCTGTACCGCGAAGGCCGGTAGCCGTGGCCGCGCTGACCGGGGTCGAGGTCTGGCTCAACGGCAGCAAAGACGAGCTACGCGCCGCATGGGCGGCGCTGCACCAGCTCGGCACCGTCACGCACCTGGGCGAGCTGCACCCGCTCGAACAACCCGGCCGCTTCCGCCTGTACCTGCGGCTGACCGTCGCCGCCGCTGCCATTCCGCCCGCCCCGGCTCGTCCGACGGGCGGGACGGCGCCCGACACCGTGTCGCTGCCGCTGGCCGGCTGACCCGAAAGGACATCACCGCATGACCGCATCATCGTTGAACGCCGCTCTGGCGGCCGCACAGCGGGGCTGGCGGGTGTTCCCGCTCGTCCCCGACGCCAAACGCCCCGCCGTGCGCGGGTGGGAAGCCCGCGCCACCACCGACCCCGACCGCATCCGCCGCTGCTGGATCGCCGGCCCGTACGGGGTCGGTGTCGCCTGCGGCCCGTCCGGGCTGCTGGTGGTCGACCTGGACATGCCCAAGACCGGCGAGCACACCGGCTCGCCGGGCGCCACCGGCGCCGACGTGCTCGCCCGACTCGCCGCACAGCACGGCCAGCCCTATCCGGACTCCACCTACGCGGTCGCGACCGGGTCCGGCGGGCGGCACCTGTACTTCGCCGCCCCGGCCGGCCGGACGTGGCGTAACACCGCCGGCCGGCTCGGTGCGCTGATCGACACCCGCGCATCCGGCGGGTACGTCGTGGGCGCCGGTTCGACCGTGGGCGGCCGGGCGTACCGGACGGTCACCGACACCGACCCGGCGCCGCTGCCCGCATGGCTCGCCGCGCTGCTCGAACCGCCGACCGCGCCACCTGTATCGGCCACGCCGGTCCAGCTGGACACCGGCCGACACGGCGGGTACGTCGCCGCCGCGATCCGCGCCGAAGCCGCCCGGGTCCGCGACGAGCCGGACAACCACAACGGAGCCCTCTACATCGCCGCCTGCGCACTCGGGCAACTCGTCGCCGGAGGCGCGCTCACCGAAGACGACGTCCGGGGGATTCTGTCCGACGCGTTCGCGGTGCACATCTCCGCCGAACCGCGCCACCACAACCAGCGCGAGGCACACAACACGATCAGCTCCGGACTCAAGGCCGGCGCGAAACGCCCCCGGACGGTGGCCGCATGAACGTGCTGGAGCTGTTCGCCGGGATCGGCGGCCTGTCGCTCGGGTTGGAACGGGCCGGGATGACGGTCGTCGGGCAAGTCGAGATCGATCCGTTCTGCCGGACCGTTCTGGCCCGGCACTGGCCGGGGGTGCCGCGTCATGACGATGTCCGTACCGCGCTCACCTGGTGGCGCTCCCAACCCCGACCCCGCGTCGACGTCGTCGCCGGCGGCTACCCCTGTCAACCCGAATCCGTCGCCGGACCCCGGCTCGGCACCGCCGACCCACGATGGCTGTGGCCGGCCATGGCCGACATCATCGCCGCCCTACGACCCCGCTACGTCATCGGCGAGAACGTCGCCGGACACCGCACCAAGGGACTCGGCATCGTGCTGGCAGACCTCGAACGGCTCGGCTACACCACCCGTGCCGGCACTCTCCGAGCTTGCGAGATGGGCGCCCCACACCCACGGCCCCGACTGTTCACGCTGGCCCACGCCAACAGCCCGGGACGCCAACCGCGGCGCAGGATGGGACCGGCCCGGACGGCCACTGTCGGAGCGGGTCGGTGGCCCGCTGAACCCGACCTGGCTCGAATGGCTCATGGGGTTCCCCGCGGGGTGGACCGACGTCGAGCCCTCGGAAACGCCGTCGTGCCCGCCGTCGCCGAACACATCGGCCGACTCATCACCCACCACGCCACCGGACGAGAGGTCTGAGATGGCCACCGACACCCACACCGAACCCGACACGATTCCGGTGGACGACCGGCCCGCTCTGCGGCCCGTCCGCGACGGAGAGCGGCCCGACCCGCTCGCGACCGCCTGGACCGCCGATCGGTTGATGGCCACCGAGTTTCCCGAGCCGAAGTGGGCCGTACCCGGCATCATCCCGGAAGGCGTGAGCCTGTTCGCCGGGCCGCCGAAGGTCGGCAAGTCTTGGGCATCGCTCGGGCTGGGTATCGAGATCGCCTCGGGCGGCGCGGCGTTCGGCTCGATTCCCGTCACCAGCGGCCCCGTGCTCTACCTGGCGTTGGAAGACACCGCACGGCGGCTCAAATCGCGCATGGGCAAGCTGCTGCGCGACCGGATGGCCCCGTCCGGCTTGACGATCGCTACCGCCTGCCCGCCGCTCACGTCGGGCGGTACCGACGCGATCGCGCGATGGTTGGAACGCAACCGATCGGCCCGCATGGTCGTCATCGACGTATTCGCCAAGATCCGTGGCGTACCGCCGCCCGGCCTGTCCGCGTACGAGGCGGACTACGCCGCCGTCGGGCACGTGAAGAAGTTGGCCGACGCGTACGGCATCGCGATCGTGCTCGTCTGCCACCTCCGCAAAGCCGCCGCCGACGACTACCTCAACGAGGTGTCCGGCACCAACGGGTTCGCCGGAGCGGCCGACACGACGTTGGTACTCAAGCGCGGACGTGGCGAGGCTGACGGCGTGCTGCACGGCACCGGCCGCGACGTCGACGAGATCGAGAAAGCGTTGCGGTTCGAGCCCGACACCGGCACGTGGCGGCTGCTCGACGGGCCGGCGTCCGATCACACGATCGGCGTCACCCGCGCAACGGTCCTGCGGTGGGTGCGCGAGCATCCCGGCTCGCCGCCGCGTGCCATCGCCGACGGCACCGGCCTGGACTACGACACCGTCAAGCAGACCGCGCGCCGTATGGCCGACGACGGGCAGCTCGCCCGCGCGGGCGGTGGCCGGTACATCGACCCGACCGCGACGGCCGATCCAGCGTAGGCGCGTCACCGTGTCACCGCTTCCCACATGACCTGCACAAACACCGGTGACACCCGCATTTGCGGGTGTCACCGGTGTCTCTGCCCCTGAACCGCACTCGTCGTGGAGGACCGCCACCATGACCACCCCGAACAT from the Actinocatenispora thailandica genome contains:
- a CDS encoding GntR family transcriptional regulator yields the protein MPTQSDQLADLDPDDPRSPAQQIANALRAAILTGKLAPGDKLPSQNDLAARYNVARETVKRGLALLHAENLTVSRQGSGVFVRQRTERAVGLRPHIEAAFQRAHVSIDFAGFSGETLNGALAEPLDKVRAGRLTPESIAIRLLLSDLDRPTSLPSNAETGEDDPAVRARADRIVRRSVEGITEAVHELATMGLVHSARVEVRTHDMPPSFKLYVLNGTEAFFGLYQVVDNRVSIDGTPTVIRDVLGKDSELFHFADTDGDTSISREFIDQLQQWFNTRWETIAKDYPL
- a CDS encoding DUF3307 domain-containing protein, translated to MLSQLAVFGAAFAALFVGHQLSDHWIQTDRQAARKALPGWPGRIACTWHVATYTATCAVLLVALHLAVALPLPPAGTAAGLAVSGVTHWLIDRRWPLIWLAERTGSRAFVRMGAPRPGHDDNPTLGTGAYALDQSAHYLFLFVAALILAACA
- a CDS encoding DUF6284 family protein encodes the protein MYDEVYETDEPEDDEPSAADLAAIEDEQEVIEAEIALTDAEIRLITVGRRKASELDWQRYRSAQRAVLAAWLRLAIMRRFGTRAA
- a CDS encoding RRQRL motif-containing zinc-binding protein — translated: MSRSSRIRARYIDPDGDRYGIPTFCWGLAPPGLATRRQLRAMSLRPGGHAPVAQIMWHGVGGDRFALLYPIATAKPKRTATARQLAALVKANAARRTCPECGHLTEYVIPSRFGCCLDCEYGPAEGTAA
- a CDS encoding ABC transporter permease, translated to MSTATTEPRRQRRPKPRSAYRRSLPELLDAARKLVDERGEVPSQNELTRLLHIGAPKAREVHAALLRPDLHVVPDAATEPDPEPATNEPDTVDELDAEPDGTTAGTTTEPDPTDPSALTDDEPPPQEDTNTAPEPSTAPGPVSSTAEPHEVPDEPAHKRRTVSVLPVMALTLPALVAVWSGWVSLGAMAGFGVVHPLPGIADHLTLNTAITLPIGVEVYAAYALYVWLTVGIPARARKFAKVSAIASLITGAAGQVTYHLLSAAHFTHAPWPVTMLVACLPVAVLGMGAALAHLVRSE
- a CDS encoding cell division protein FtsK, coding for MAATGTDGNGADVVDLAEARRRAAADGIDVDQVDADDEFYDHESVRIDRPELGRPVDPPDEPRTRSAGKRDRAPVVPVWLNSRANIRTSLVYGMKEARYRAGYHAIRSPKYAGKAIVYAPVGFVRTVHRLGSWAMAERHNWDLRQHAADRGDADTWMKLDARRQRQSRWRWTLVLSLGAIAAAGTSFLALGPVPTAGKWAALALAVPVLARLGRPADKPITDRVSAGKTYRKLTAELVRRALTSIQLSGINRAVAQDPGAISFPTEIHRDGPGHMAIVDLPYGVEASDVIARRGRLASALRLPLDQVWPETAPGHTGRLGLWVGFEPASQMKQPAWPLISGGKVDVFKPFPFATTPRLETVNAELMSRNWLFGGQPGSGKTFALRDLVLAAALDVRTEIRGYELKGVGDFGVVAPVCAEYGNGFDDDTIAGCAAMLDWLYEECRRRSKRIDHYAKLGKAPENKVTPELASLKGSGLHPLVVFIDEIQELFRHPKYGKKAGEIAEKVIKLGRALGVVLLIGTQIPDKDSLPTGITRNVNTRFCLSVADQTANDMILGTSAYKNGYRATVFEPVVEAGWGILSGIGKPAALRSYYVDTDQAGRVMARAIEARTKAGVMPAPDEQTRDTSTGYDVLADVATVWPQGDEKAWNETLIERLSEYRADVYAGWKPEQLTAALAVHGVKVGQVGRRVDGKTVNRRGPAQPDILAAIAERNGKRQAE
- a CDS encoding bifunctional DNA primase/polymerase, with product MTASSLNAALAAAQRGWRVFPLVPDAKRPAVRGWEARATTDPDRIRRCWIAGPYGVGVACGPSGLLVVDLDMPKTGEHTGSPGATGADVLARLAAQHGQPYPDSTYAVATGSGGRHLYFAAPAGRTWRNTAGRLGALIDTRASGGYVVGAGSTVGGRAYRTVTDTDPAPLPAWLAALLEPPTAPPVSATPVQLDTGRHGGYVAAAIRAEAARVRDEPDNHNGALYIAACALGQLVAGGALTEDDVRGILSDAFAVHISAEPRHHNQREAHNTISSGLKAGAKRPRTVAA
- a CDS encoding DNA cytosine methyltransferase, producing the protein MNVLELFAGIGGLSLGLERAGMTVVGQVEIDPFCRTVLARHWPGVPRHDDVRTALTWWRSQPRPRVDVVAGGYPCQPESVAGPRLGTADPRWLWPAMADIIAALRPRYVIGENVAGHRTKGLGIVLADLERLGYTTRAGTLRACEMGAPHPRPRLFTLAHANSPGRQPRRRMGPARTATVGAGRWPAEPDLARMAHGVPRGVDRRRALGNAVVPAVAEHIGRLITHHATGREV
- a CDS encoding AAA family ATPase — its product is MATDTHTEPDTIPVDDRPALRPVRDGERPDPLATAWTADRLMATEFPEPKWAVPGIIPEGVSLFAGPPKVGKSWASLGLGIEIASGGAAFGSIPVTSGPVLYLALEDTARRLKSRMGKLLRDRMAPSGLTIATACPPLTSGGTDAIARWLERNRSARMVVIDVFAKIRGVPPPGLSAYEADYAAVGHVKKLADAYGIAIVLVCHLRKAAADDYLNEVSGTNGFAGAADTTLVLKRGRGEADGVLHGTGRDVDEIEKALRFEPDTGTWRLLDGPASDHTIGVTRATVLRWVREHPGSPPRAIADGTGLDYDTVKQTARRMADDGQLARAGGGRYIDPTATADPA